In Gigantopelta aegis isolate Gae_Host chromosome 6, Gae_host_genome, whole genome shotgun sequence, the following are encoded in one genomic region:
- the LOC121374038 gene encoding uncharacterized protein LOC121374038, producing MKAVWKSAQYSTRTKLRIYQSCILTTFLYGSECWRMTEKDMSRLSSFHTTSLRRILRIFWPRKISNEQVLEETNQESMRTIITRRRWKWISHVLQKEDTSITKTAECWTHKWKRKRGRPKTTWRRTVELEMKETGHSCGTIERLARDRPAWRNFVAALNATRRDRK from the coding sequence ATGAAGGCAGTATGGAAATCAGCACAATATAGCACACGTACGAAGCTAAGAATCTACCAGAGCTGCATACTTACCACCTTTCTCTATGGATCAGAGTGCTGGCGTATGACAGAGAAAGACATGTCTAGGCTATCTTCCTTCCACACAACCAGTCTCCGGAGAATCCTAAGGATATTCTGGCCCAGAAAAATCTCCAATGAGCAAGTACTGGAAGAGACCAATCAAGAAAGCATGAGAACCATCATCACCAGAAGACGGTGGAAGTGGATTAGCCACGTGCTCCAAAAAGAAGACACATCTATCACCAAAACTGCAGAGTGCTGGACCCATAAATGGAAAAGAAAGAGAGGACGTCCTAAAACAACTTGGCGCCGAACAGTGGAACTAGAGATGAAGGAGACAGGACACAGTTGCGGCACCATCGAGAGATTGGCAAGGGATAGACCGGCGTGGAGGAACTTCGTCGCTGCCCTAAATGCCACAAGGCGTGACAGGAAATGA